One Oscillospiraceae bacterium genomic window carries:
- a CDS encoding glutamine synthetase III: protein MVGIPELFGSMVFGEEAMRERLPKDIYDSLQRTIRDGRELDITVANAVAAAMKDWAIEKGATHFTHWFQPMTGITAEKHDSFITPSNDGKILMEFSGKELIKGEPDASSFPSGGLRATFEARGYTAWDPTSYAFIKDDSLCIPTAFYSYGGEVLDKKTPLLRSMETISTQALRILKLFGIDDVKRVNVTVGPEQEYFLIDKEVWRKRRDLVLTGRTLFGAKPPKGQELEDHYFGAIKPRVMAFMQELNLELWKLGIYAKTEHNEAAPAQHELAPVYCWANNATDHNQLTMELMKKVADRHGLACLMHEKPFEGINGSGKHDNWSLMTGTGINLLDPGKKPQDNKRFLLFLCAVVEAVDKNQDLLRVSVSSAGNDHRLGANEAPPAIVSMFLGGELTGILEAIECGGKYDKCRPGDMDTGVNVLPNLKKDTTDRNRTSPLAFTGNKFEFRMPGAPMSVADPNTVMNTIVADVLAGYADRLENAGDFDAELDAIMRKAVKEHKRIIFNGNSYAAEWVTEAEKRGLLNLHTAADAIPYLTDQKNIDLFARHRIFTESELRSRCEIMLDSYCKMLFIEAQTMLEIAKRDILPAVNAYTRKLSETAAAKKEIGILTHDDCCVVLCDKLSKLANRIYKATGELENAAADAPNGDLKNRAVYYRDAVLPAMNTLRDAADEAEILTDRAFWPMPNYSDALFSV, encoded by the coding sequence ATTGTCGGAATTCCCGAGCTGTTCGGAAGCATGGTCTTCGGTGAGGAAGCCATGCGCGAACGGCTGCCGAAGGATATTTACGATTCCCTGCAGAGGACCATCCGGGACGGGCGCGAGCTCGACATCACCGTCGCGAACGCCGTCGCCGCCGCGATGAAGGACTGGGCAATCGAAAAAGGCGCGACGCATTTCACGCACTGGTTCCAGCCGATGACCGGCATCACCGCCGAAAAGCACGACAGCTTTATCACCCCGAGCAACGACGGAAAAATTTTAATGGAGTTTTCCGGCAAAGAACTGATCAAGGGCGAGCCGGATGCGTCGAGTTTTCCGTCGGGAGGTTTACGCGCCACCTTTGAAGCGCGCGGCTATACGGCCTGGGACCCGACGTCCTACGCGTTTATCAAGGACGACTCGCTGTGCATCCCGACCGCGTTTTATTCATACGGCGGGGAAGTGCTCGATAAAAAGACGCCGCTGCTGCGTTCGATGGAGACCATCAGCACGCAGGCGCTGCGCATTTTAAAACTGTTCGGAATCGACGACGTCAAACGCGTCAACGTCACGGTCGGCCCGGAGCAGGAATATTTTTTGATCGATAAAGAGGTTTGGCGCAAACGCCGCGATCTTGTTCTGACCGGGCGCACGCTGTTCGGCGCAAAGCCTCCCAAGGGACAGGAACTTGAGGACCACTATTTCGGCGCAATCAAGCCGAGAGTCATGGCGTTTATGCAGGAACTCAACCTTGAACTCTGGAAACTGGGTATCTACGCCAAAACCGAACATAATGAAGCCGCGCCCGCGCAGCACGAACTTGCGCCGGTTTACTGCTGGGCAAACAACGCCACCGACCACAACCAGCTGACGATGGAACTGATGAAAAAAGTCGCCGACCGTCACGGTCTGGCTTGTCTGATGCACGAAAAGCCGTTCGAGGGCATCAACGGCAGCGGCAAGCACGACAACTGGTCGCTGATGACCGGCACCGGCATCAATTTGCTCGACCCGGGCAAGAAGCCGCAGGATAACAAACGGTTTTTGCTGTTTTTGTGCGCGGTCGTCGAAGCCGTCGACAAGAATCAGGACCTGCTGCGCGTCTCGGTTTCGAGCGCCGGAAATGACCACCGGCTCGGAGCCAACGAAGCGCCGCCCGCCATCGTCTCGATGTTTCTCGGCGGCGAACTGACCGGAATTCTCGAGGCGATCGAGTGCGGCGGAAAATATGACAAATGCAGACCCGGCGATATGGATACCGGCGTCAACGTACTGCCAAACCTCAAAAAGGATACCACCGACCGCAACCGTACTTCACCGTTGGCGTTTACAGGTAATAAGTTCGAATTCCGTATGCCCGGCGCGCCGATGTCGGTCGCCGATCCGAATACCGTTATGAATACCATCGTCGCCGACGTGCTGGCCGGTTATGCCGACCGTCTTGAAAATGCGGGTGATTTTGACGCGGAACTCGATGCCATCATGCGGAAGGCCGTCAAAGAACATAAACGAATCATCTTCAACGGCAACAGCTATGCCGCCGAGTGGGTCACGGAAGCCGAGAAACGCGGGCTGTTGAATTTGCATACGGCAGCTGACGCGATTCCCTATCTGACCGATCAAAAGAATATCGACCTCTTCGCGAGACACAGGATCTTCACCGAGAGCGAACTGCGTTCCAGATGCGAGATCATGCTGGATTCCTATTGCAAAATGCTGTTCATCGAGGCGCAGACGATGCTCGAGATCGCAAAGCGGGACATTTTGCCCGCGGTCAATGCTTATACGCGCAAGCTCTCCGAGACCGCGGCAGCAAAAAAGGAAATCGGGATCCTGACACACGACGACTGCTGCGTTGTTTTATGCGATAAGCTGTCAAAACTGGCGAACCGGATTTACAAGGCGACCGGGGAACTGGAAAACGCGGCGGCGGATGCGCCGAACGGAGATTTGAAAAATCGCGCCGTCTATTACCGGGATGCGGTCTTACCCGCAATGAACACATTGCGCGACGCAGCTGATGAAGCCGAAATCCTGACCGACCGGGCGTTCTGGCCGATGCCGAACTACAGCGATGCGCTGTTCAGCGTGTAA